GAAGACCTGGAATGGGACAACAGCAGCGTCGGCAACGATATCCGTGAATCTATCCTGTACCTGGCCGATCTCGACGACGACGAATGCGTCGACTTGCTGGAAACATTGAATGAACTAGGCCTGGCCGACCAGCGTCCGGTCGCCGCCCTGATCGGCCTCGCCGCCGATGCCGGTTCGCTATGGAAAGAACTGCGCGTCGGCGAACTGAAAACCCTGCTGGCGCTGGCCATCGGCGATCTCGACGCAGTACGCGAAGGCTGCGACTGGATCCGCCATTTCAACCAGATCAGCGTCGAACGCCAGTTGGTGTACCGTTGCATCGAAAGCCTGATCGGCCTGGGCGACGCCGCTGCTTATGCCGACTCGCTGCAGCACCTGTACGGCGCCGCTACCTTGCAACAAGCCGAAGCCCTGCTGAAGCGCGAACAGCGTTTCTTCGGCTTGAACGCGCCTGGCCTCAACCTGGAAGGCTGTGAGATGCATCAGCGCTTGCTGGCTGCTTATGGCAAGCTGAATGCCGCCAAGCTGGCGTAATACGCGAACCGTCAACTACCCCGCTTCGGGGTCGTTGTTTGCCAGCACGTAAGCGACAGCGTCCATCAGCTGCTCGACCAGCTCCGGATCCATGTATTGATATTCATCGGGAATATCCAGCACATGGATCCGTTTATATTCCAGCAAGCGCCCGAACTCTGCCTGGATGCGATTCTGGTGTTTCTTTTCCATCACGAAGATCAGGTCCGCCCAGCTGATATCAGCAGCGCTGATTTTTTTGCGGGCATTGGGGCTGGTGCCTGCTGAACGGGTCTGTATCCCCAGCTGGCGTCGCCATACCTGCTCGCCTGTAGGGCTGCGCCACTGGTTGCGGCTGCAGACAAAGAGTAATTTGGTCATTTGCCGGTTTGCTATTTATTAATCTGGCAGCATGGTACACGGCTCAGCGCCCCTTTCCGTCCGCCCCTCCTTCTGCTACATTGCCGCCATGCCTAAACTGACCTTAGACCGGATCCTGCAATCGCAGGGTTTCGGCAGCCGAAAATATTGCCGTGAGTTAATTGAAGATGGCGAAGTCGCCATCAACGGCGTCGTCGTGACCGACTACAAATCCGTGCCGGACACTGACGGCCTGGTGTTCACCCTGTTCGAAGAAGAATGGACCTACCGCGAGCACGTCTACATCGTGCTCAACAAACCCAGCGATATCGAGTGCTCGCGCAAGCCCAGCCACCATCCCGGCGTGCTGAGCATCCTGCCTGAGCAATTCAGCTGGCGCGACGTGCAGCCGGTCGGCCGCCTCGATCACGATACTACCGGCCTGCTGCTGATGTCGGACGACGGCAGCTTCATCCATGCCCAGTCCTCGCCCAAGCGCCATGTGCCCAAGCTGTATGTCGCCACCACCCACGAACCGGTGACCGAGGAACTGGTGCAAAGCTTGCTGGCCGGCGTCAAACTGCACGATGAGCCGCAAACCCTGGCGGCCGTCAGCTGCCGCATGCTGGGCACGCATGAAATCGAGATCGTGCTGGAACAGGGCAAATACCACCAGGTCAAGCGCATGCTGGTGGCCGCAGGCAACCATTGCACCGCCCTGCGCCGCACCGCCATCGGCGGCCTCACGCTGGAGGCGCTGGAACTGGAAATAGGGGAATGGTGCTACCTGGAGCCGGAACACCTTGCCTTGCTGGTGCCAGCCTAAGGCGTAAAAAAAGCGCAGGGCTCTGGCCTTGCGCTTTTCTGTTTCCGGCTGTTGCCGCAGCTTAGTGCGAACGGATCATGGTACCGAAAGCCTGTTCGGTCAACACTTCCAGCAGCAACGAGTGCTCGATCCGGCCATCGATGATGTGCACGGTGTTGACACCCGACTTGGCCGCATCCAGGGCCGAGGAAATCTTCGGCAGCATGCCGCCGGAGATGGTGCCGTCCTTGAACATCTCGTCGATTTCACGGGCTGACAAGTCAGTCACCAGATTGCCTTGCTTGTCTTGCACGCCAGCAATATTGGTCATCATGATCAGCTTTTCCGCGTGCAGGATTTCAGCGATCTTGCCGGCCACGACGTCGGCGTTGATGTTGTAGGCCTGGCCGTCGGCGCCGAAGCCGATCGGTGAAATGATCGGGATGAAGGCGTCGTCCTGCAGGGCCTTGACCACCGCTGGATTGATCGCTTCAATTTCGCCGACAAAGCCGATGTCGAGGAATTCGCCCGGATTTTCGCGGTCCGGCATGCGGTACTTGCGGGCGCGGATCAGGCCGCCGTCCTTGCCGGTCAGGCCGACTGCCTGGCCGCCGTAGTGGTTAATCAGCATCACGATATCCTGCTGCACTTCGCCGCCCAGCACCCACTCCACCACTTCCATGGTTTCTTCGTCGGTGATCCGCATGCCTTGCACAAAAGTGCCCTGCTTGCCGATTTTCTTCAGCGC
The sequence above is a segment of the Collimonas sp. PA-H2 genome. Coding sequences within it:
- a CDS encoding low molecular weight protein tyrosine phosphatase family protein, which encodes MTKLLFVCSRNQWRSPTGEQVWRRQLGIQTRSAGTSPNARKKISAADISWADLIFVMEKKHQNRIQAEFGRLLEYKRIHVLDIPDEYQYMDPELVEQLMDAVAYVLANNDPEAG
- a CDS encoding pseudouridine synthase; translated protein: MPKLTLDRILQSQGFGSRKYCRELIEDGEVAINGVVVTDYKSVPDTDGLVFTLFEEEWTYREHVYIVLNKPSDIECSRKPSHHPGVLSILPEQFSWRDVQPVGRLDHDTTGLLLMSDDGSFIHAQSSPKRHVPKLYVATTHEPVTEELVQSLLAGVKLHDEPQTLAAVSCRMLGTHEIEIVLEQGKYHQVKRMLVAAGNHCTALRRTAIGGLTLEALELEIGEWCYLEPEHLALLVPA
- the argB gene encoding acetylglutamate kinase encodes the protein MADLTNDLANVAPGIKAEILAEALPYIRQFHGKTIVVKYGGNAMTEERLKHGFARDVILLKLVGMNPVVVHGGGPQIDNALKKIGKQGTFVQGMRITDEETMEVVEWVLGGEVQQDIVMLINHYGGQAVGLTGKDGGLIRARKYRMPDRENPGEFLDIGFVGEIEAINPAVVKALQDDAFIPIISPIGFGADGQAYNINADVVAGKIAEILHAEKLIMMTNIAGVQDKQGNLVTDLSAREIDEMFKDGTISGGMLPKISSALDAAKSGVNTVHIIDGRIEHSLLLEVLTEQAFGTMIRSH